One Maribacter cobaltidurans genomic window carries:
- a CDS encoding conjugal transfer protein TraK, which produces MKTPYKNIYDILKLNRFIILTVVIGAVLTCIVSVLMVIKLHKETVNNAFVVNSDGSVIPLKLVSQRENLNVEALAHLELFHTYFYNIDASNYERNLEKALWLGNSSVDALYRQKKADGVYNRLLQYSLVQKVLSIESKVDIQNEPYRFETRTTFEINRGSITDTYELITTGNLIKVDRNFPNNTHGLLITAFFEKTLRKINDEQ; this is translated from the coding sequence ATGAAAACACCTTATAAAAACATATACGACATTCTAAAGCTCAACCGCTTTATTATATTGACGGTCGTTATAGGGGCCGTACTGACCTGTATTGTTTCCGTACTGATGGTCATCAAATTACATAAGGAAACAGTTAATAATGCCTTTGTGGTCAATTCGGACGGTAGCGTGATTCCCTTGAAATTGGTCTCCCAACGGGAAAATCTGAACGTGGAGGCATTGGCCCATCTGGAGCTGTTCCATACCTATTTCTACAATATCGATGCGAGCAATTACGAAAGAAATCTGGAAAAGGCGCTGTGGTTGGGCAATAGCTCGGTGGATGCCCTGTACCGCCAGAAAAAGGCCGATGGGGTCTATAACCGTTTGTTACAGTATTCGCTCGTTCAAAAAGTGTTGAGTATCGAATCCAAAGTGGATATCCAAAACGAGCCTTACAGATTTGAGACCAGGACCACATTTGAAATCAATCGGGGTTCCATAACCGATACCTACGAGCTTATCACAACAGGCAACCTTATCAAGGTGGACAGGAACTTTCCGAACAATACCCACGGATTGCTGATTACCGCCTTTTTTGAAAAAACATTACGAAAAATCAATGATGAACAATAA
- a CDS encoding site-specific integrase has product MKTSKTFNVYFWLKRSCRKKNGQIPIYARVNVDGIRADISVKRSTTEENWCKASGRLNPRTSKAKDTNGYLDDVYAKLLDCHRQLHSENGLITAQAIKLRYLGKDKSFGTLSELVKYHTDHELQKLEQGTAKNYSATIKYLLRFIKKKYNTPDINLAVIDYAFLAKFETYLQTCPPLRKSQPLNNNGIMKHMERFQKLMGIATKFGCVRTNPFNFYEFKFEQYDSDYLDSQELEKLASSHIQEIGIGVVRDIFIFSCYTGLAYIEVKLLKKNDIVTGIDGEEWINVRRKKTNTPVKVPLLEEAKRVLDRYSDFPNADNGHSLLPVYSNQKVNEYLKIIAKRTHIKKHLTFHVARHTFATTVTLLNNVPVETVSKLLGHTKLSTTQKYARVIERKISNDMTKLKAKLKESKRSPNYRETAHDHLRIV; this is encoded by the coding sequence GTGAAAACCTCAAAAACATTCAATGTCTATTTTTGGCTCAAAAGGTCGTGCCGAAAAAAAAACGGGCAGATACCCATCTATGCCCGTGTCAATGTTGACGGCATCCGTGCCGATATCAGCGTAAAACGTTCAACCACCGAAGAGAATTGGTGCAAGGCATCGGGGAGGTTGAACCCCCGAACTTCTAAGGCGAAGGATACCAACGGATATCTGGACGATGTCTACGCAAAATTATTGGACTGCCATAGACAACTGCACTCGGAAAACGGGCTGATTACCGCCCAGGCCATCAAACTGCGTTATCTGGGCAAGGACAAGAGCTTTGGTACATTGTCGGAACTGGTCAAATACCATACCGACCATGAACTGCAAAAACTCGAACAGGGAACCGCCAAAAACTACTCGGCTACAATAAAGTACCTATTAAGGTTTATAAAGAAAAAGTATAATACCCCCGATATCAACCTTGCGGTCATCGATTATGCCTTTCTTGCCAAATTTGAAACCTACCTCCAAACCTGTCCCCCGTTGAGGAAATCCCAACCATTGAACAACAATGGCATCATGAAACACATGGAACGGTTCCAAAAATTGATGGGCATCGCCACGAAATTTGGATGCGTCCGAACAAACCCTTTCAACTTTTACGAATTTAAGTTTGAACAATACGACAGCGATTATCTGGATTCCCAAGAACTGGAAAAATTGGCCTCTTCCCATATACAGGAGATTGGAATAGGAGTGGTCAGGGACATTTTTATTTTCTCGTGCTATACGGGGCTTGCCTATATAGAAGTAAAGCTGTTGAAGAAAAACGATATCGTTACGGGCATCGACGGGGAGGAATGGATAAATGTGCGGCGTAAAAAGACGAACACTCCTGTAAAAGTTCCACTTCTTGAAGAGGCAAAAAGAGTCCTTGACCGCTATTCGGATTTTCCCAATGCCGATAACGGGCACTCTTTATTGCCCGTTTATTCCAATCAAAAAGTGAACGAATACCTAAAGATAATTGCCAAACGTACACATATCAAAAAACATTTGACCTTTCATGTGGCCAGGCACACCTTCGCCACAACGGTAACGCTTTTAAACAATGTCCCCGTCGAAACGGTCTCTAAATTATTGGGGCATACCAAACTGTCCACTACGCAAAAGTATGCCAGGGTTATTGAAAGGAAAATCAGTAACGATATGACCAAATTAAAGGCAAAACTAAAGGAATCAAAAAGGAGTCCGAACTATAGGGAAACGGCACACGACCATTTGAGGATTGTTTGA
- a CDS encoding relaxase/mobilization nuclease domain-containing protein, which yields MIARILYRKNVQGVLKYVSGKEESTVLGFQNTYSDANTDMKFFGRVLYHLGNRHDSEKRYAHISLNLPRGEHLNDRDFFELSKMYMEHMGYGEQPYVVIRHHDTKHEHVHIVSSTIKEDCLQINLSNDIRRSIATQKYLEKEFGLSPSPDTKQTKELPKYEMPEFRNHDINGVRFYMQDIVNNTLQKYKVRSFEELTGHLKEHHIEVRTTERNGRVGVSYGVAVKDGYKSRFINGYTVHPQLSGPKLQKVFEQNQSSKLLPMVKKRLEKQIQTTYGLFKTINPEHLPDILESYQNLNCKVDYDEEEKAVDFTIYDKSGYVLRAEEITPIIGIRQNPQLFKAEYTQMNGESKQLKLELQKCIKEAYKNTYQNSGRKLLFSEHIDRMPTKPIVNEMVKSDRFLFLKKYLHTDNKSLGKMVEEQFGIAKDKLYIAESVREEKELIGKAELIKQASEKRLFDTPNQRKILFELVRSLGTDYGRGVLRYSNSRRHQVKLNMGQIPLPKQIDFYASPFFIKENEKILDGLLNDKTEKEMHPGPTAIFLPLMFPNLYAAMTQRYRRRFERLSLKTYHKFAERKQVSFEKSPKDYIKFFNEKGFRFEKKEGKLQIGSIYSKYPVSVPITLKTQAYLESSTDLKKTVVEQTKILGNIQTSGRDSLKSLWAGHLVETGQYRKAAYLFVLDGVRPNLPVQIVEHHMQNGLKEALVAVSQKQVSRKQAHLLRKGVYALGNMLGSSSFKEEEMFNGFKDELTDYSKYKGRGLWL from the coding sequence ATGATAGCTAGGATCCTTTATCGGAAAAACGTACAGGGCGTGCTGAAGTATGTATCGGGCAAAGAAGAAAGCACCGTACTCGGATTTCAAAATACCTATTCCGATGCAAATACCGATATGAAGTTTTTCGGGAGGGTTCTTTATCATCTCGGCAATCGACATGATTCGGAAAAACGGTATGCACATATCTCCCTTAACCTTCCCCGTGGGGAGCACTTGAACGACAGGGACTTTTTCGAACTTTCCAAAATGTATATGGAACACATGGGCTATGGCGAACAGCCTTATGTCGTAATCCGGCATCATGACACCAAGCACGAACATGTGCATATCGTCTCGTCCACCATAAAGGAAGACTGTTTACAGATCAACCTTTCCAACGATATCAGAAGGAGTATTGCCACCCAGAAATACCTCGAAAAAGAGTTCGGACTTTCCCCTTCCCCCGATACCAAACAGACCAAGGAACTCCCGAAATACGAAATGCCAGAATTCCGAAACCATGACATCAACGGGGTCAGGTTCTATATGCAGGACATCGTGAACAACACCCTTCAAAAGTATAAGGTGCGAAGTTTTGAGGAACTTACCGGACACCTCAAAGAACATCACATCGAAGTAAGGACTACCGAGCGAAATGGTAGGGTAGGCGTATCCTACGGAGTTGCGGTAAAGGATGGCTACAAGTCAAGGTTCATCAACGGTTATACCGTCCACCCACAATTGAGCGGCCCGAAACTGCAAAAGGTCTTTGAACAGAACCAAAGCTCGAAACTGTTGCCGATGGTCAAAAAACGGCTGGAAAAACAAATTCAGACCACTTACGGATTATTCAAGACGATAAACCCCGAACATCTGCCCGACATCCTGGAATCCTATCAAAATCTAAATTGTAAAGTGGATTACGATGAGGAAGAAAAAGCCGTTGATTTTACCATTTATGACAAATCGGGATATGTCCTCAGAGCCGAGGAAATAACACCCATTATCGGAATCCGCCAAAACCCTCAACTGTTCAAGGCGGAATACACCCAGATGAACGGGGAAAGCAAGCAACTAAAACTGGAACTTCAAAAGTGCATCAAGGAAGCCTATAAAAACACTTATCAAAACTCGGGGAGGAAGCTACTTTTCTCCGAACACATCGATAGGATGCCTACAAAACCGATAGTCAATGAAATGGTCAAATCCGATCGTTTTCTATTTCTCAAGAAATACCTGCACACCGACAACAAGAGCTTGGGCAAGATGGTAGAAGAACAATTCGGTATTGCAAAGGACAAGCTTTACATTGCTGAATCTGTCAGGGAAGAAAAAGAATTAATAGGGAAGGCCGAACTTATAAAACAGGCCAGCGAAAAACGGTTGTTCGATACGCCAAACCAGCGAAAAATCCTTTTCGAGCTTGTTCGAAGCCTGGGCACCGATTACGGTAGGGGCGTTCTCCGATATTCGAATTCCCGTCGACATCAGGTCAAACTGAACATGGGCCAAATACCGTTGCCCAAGCAAATCGACTTTTACGCTTCCCCTTTCTTCATCAAAGAGAACGAAAAAATATTGGACGGACTTTTGAACGACAAGACCGAAAAAGAAATGCACCCAGGCCCGACGGCGATATTCCTGCCCTTGATGTTCCCGAACCTTTACGCGGCCATGACCCAAAGATACAGGCGACGGTTCGAACGGTTGAGTTTGAAGACCTATCATAAATTTGCCGAACGTAAGCAGGTATCCTTCGAGAAATCCCCGAAGGACTATATTAAGTTTTTCAATGAAAAAGGCTTCCGTTTTGAGAAAAAGGAAGGAAAGCTTCAAATCGGTTCAATATATTCCAAGTATCCGGTAAGCGTTCCGATCACACTGAAAACACAGGCCTATCTGGAATCATCGACCGACCTAAAAAAGACCGTAGTAGAGCAAACAAAAATCTTGGGGAACATTCAAACATCCGGACGCGACAGCTTGAAAAGTCTTTGGGCGGGTCATTTGGTGGAGACAGGGCAATACAGGAAGGCGGCCTATCTCTTCGTATTGGACGGGGTAAGACCAAACCTCCCGGTGCAAATAGTGGAACACCATATGCAGAACGGGTTGAAGGAAGCCCTGGTCGCCGTTTCCCAAAAGCAAGTGAGCCGAAAACAGGCACATCTACTTCGAAAGGGTGTTTACGCCCTTGGTAACATGTTGGGAAGTAGTAGCTTCAAAGAAGAAGAAATGTTCAACGGCTTTAAGGATGAATTGACCGATTACTCAAAATATAAGGGTAGAGGACTATGGCTGTAA
- the traM gene encoding conjugative transposon protein TraM: MKVEKNKIIFSIVLVCILLFIGSYAMLVLGEDEEPTLENNQVPVPELEDDQKQYDSKLDALNDLKEVRQTNAPSIYDERLLDSTGIYDPDLLDKRKMQLVDSIYQQGQIKYLEQSYENINPRYRPSKPTIEEKKDTIDVIYEQETEVVVKERALEHQLFFASHPIENDDLNAKSTDGFIYVRVDGTQTVKTNYRLQMRLLKDATIYGKWIPKNTPIYGFVSFKPNRTIIDIENINHQPVKLKAHDYQDGSEGIYVENSFRAEVTNEIVGDMVDDINIAGVPQVSGFKKIFQRNHRNVKVTITDNYRLILKISKTKFQGKPMMGNY; the protein is encoded by the coding sequence ATGAAGGTAGAAAAAAACAAAATCATCTTTTCCATTGTATTGGTATGCATCCTGCTTTTTATAGGTAGCTATGCCATGCTGGTATTGGGAGAGGATGAAGAACCGACCTTGGAAAATAACCAGGTTCCCGTACCGGAACTGGAGGACGACCAAAAACAGTACGATTCCAAATTGGATGCCCTGAACGATTTAAAGGAGGTCAGGCAGACCAACGCACCAAGCATCTATGATGAACGGCTATTGGATTCCACGGGGATATATGACCCGGATTTGTTGGACAAGAGAAAAATGCAATTGGTGGACAGTATCTACCAACAAGGGCAGATTAAGTATTTGGAACAATCCTATGAAAACATCAATCCGAGATACAGGCCATCGAAACCGACTATTGAGGAGAAAAAGGACACTATCGATGTCATTTATGAACAGGAAACCGAGGTCGTAGTCAAGGAACGTGCTTTGGAGCACCAGCTCTTTTTTGCTTCCCATCCCATTGAGAATGATGATTTGAATGCAAAAAGCACGGACGGTTTCATCTATGTCCGTGTGGATGGCACGCAGACCGTCAAGACCAATTATCGCCTACAGATGCGACTCCTTAAAGATGCGACTATTTACGGAAAATGGATTCCCAAGAATACGCCCATTTATGGATTTGTCAGCTTTAAGCCCAATAGGACAATTATCGATATTGAAAACATCAATCATCAACCCGTAAAATTAAAGGCTCATGACTATCAAGACGGTAGCGAGGGGATTTATGTAGAAAACAGCTTTAGGGCCGAGGTCACCAATGAAATCGTTGGCGATATGGTTGACGATATCAACATTGCCGGTGTACCACAGGTCAGCGGGTTCAAGAAGATTTTCCAGCGGAACCACCGCAATGTCAAAGTAACGATTACCGATAACTACAGGCTCATTTTAAAAATATCCAAGACCAAATTTCAAGGAAAGCCCATGATGGGCAATTATTAA
- a CDS encoding conjugal transfer protein has protein sequence MRNKIKILVLALTLAFLLPGRATAQGMPVYDNTNFISFMKSLVESAKQTSNLMQTVKFLKQQKENIDKVNNVIKQLKAVKELAENNQRLYQVVQGDLREILNSPFIKPDEVTRISDSFDAILENSIAAMEYIDQILSSDSMKMTDAERAAVLKEKELESKEMVAEIEAKTRRYREIIAFREMQHKINNRETNY, from the coding sequence ATGAGAAACAAAATCAAAATTTTAGTATTGGCACTAACCTTGGCCTTTTTATTGCCCGGCCGTGCCACGGCCCAGGGGATGCCCGTGTATGACAACACGAACTTTATTTCCTTTATGAAATCGTTGGTCGAATCCGCTAAACAGACCAGCAACCTGATGCAGACCGTCAAGTTTCTAAAACAGCAAAAAGAGAACATCGATAAGGTCAACAATGTCATCAAACAGTTAAAGGCGGTCAAGGAACTTGCCGAGAACAACCAACGCCTGTACCAAGTGGTGCAGGGCGATTTAAGGGAAATATTGAATTCCCCGTTTATCAAGCCCGATGAAGTTACCCGTATATCGGATTCCTTTGATGCCATTTTGGAAAATTCCATAGCGGCTATGGAATACATCGACCAAATCCTGTCCAGTGACAGTATGAAAATGACGGATGCCGAACGTGCGGCGGTCCTCAAGGAAAAGGAACTGGAATCCAAGGAAATGGTAGCGGAAATCGAGGCGAAGACCAGACGGTATCGGGAGATTATCGCCTTTCGGGAAATGCAACACAAAATCAATAACCGGGAAACGAATTATTGA
- a CDS encoding type IV toxin-antitoxin system AbiEi family antitoxin: MNDQGIVQHALTNLQKTGEIEAKWLDNAPNKDLDGTIALTLNDRTIKLGIEIKKELRNIHLTKLEALAKEYHPFMVVAQRIFPKIKQELRNRNIAYLEANGNIYLHEKETFLWLDANEPIAIKHKTTNRAFTKTGLKVVYEFLLDGTWINNTYREIADKTDTGIGNITNIFNGLKNDGFLIPLNKDTYILEDNEKLLEKWIMAYEKKLKPNLAIGTYRFVDNDTFLNWKDIKLKQGQTFWGGEPAGDIYTNYLRPEELTLYTTEPRNELMKNYRLVPDEGGNVKIYEKFWKDNTEEKNAVHPLLAYADLIMKGDRRCTETAEKIYNEYLQDKF; encoded by the coding sequence ATGAACGATCAAGGAATTGTGCAACATGCATTGACCAACCTTCAGAAAACAGGCGAAATCGAAGCCAAATGGCTTGATAATGCCCCCAATAAAGACTTAGATGGCACGATAGCCCTTACGCTAAACGACCGGACTATCAAGCTCGGTATAGAAATTAAAAAAGAGCTAAGAAATATCCATCTCACAAAATTAGAGGCATTGGCCAAGGAGTATCATCCATTTATGGTCGTTGCACAGCGCATATTTCCCAAAATAAAACAAGAGCTTCGTAACAGGAACATTGCCTATCTAGAGGCGAACGGTAATATTTACCTCCACGAAAAAGAAACATTCCTTTGGCTGGATGCCAACGAACCCATCGCAATCAAACACAAAACTACCAACAGGGCATTTACCAAAACCGGCCTAAAGGTTGTTTACGAGTTCCTATTGGACGGAACGTGGATCAATAATACCTATCGTGAAATAGCCGATAAAACGGATACAGGTATCGGCAATATCACGAATATCTTCAATGGCTTAAAGAATGATGGTTTCCTCATTCCACTTAATAAGGATACCTACATCTTAGAGGACAATGAAAAGTTACTCGAAAAATGGATTATGGCCTATGAAAAAAAGTTGAAACCAAATCTGGCCATTGGAACTTATCGATTTGTTGATAACGATACTTTTTTAAATTGGAAAGACATTAAACTAAAACAGGGGCAAACGTTCTGGGGAGGAGAACCCGCCGGAGACATATATACCAATTACCTTCGACCGGAGGAGTTGACGCTATACACTACCGAACCGAGAAACGAATTGATGAAGAACTATAGACTTGTTCCCGATGAAGGGGGTAATGTAAAGATCTATGAAAAATTCTGGAAGGACAATACCGAGGAAAAAAATGCCGTACATCCTTTGCTAGCTTACGCCGATCTGATAATGAAAGGGGATAGACGGTGTACCGAAACTGCAGAAAAAATATATAATGAGTACTTACAGGATAAATTTTAA
- a CDS encoding DUF4138 domain-containing protein, with translation MKTFITLLLLTFTISIQAQRSLDTIYANDQKNVALFFPKPIRQGITGASHFVFTYNREKEQYFGLLQAKQGTESNLLTVTSDGKVYSYILKYSEKLPKLNYFIDEDESIGNESPIMEIPKTGNSITASNKDRTAYFGRASEYLLRSSSETIATERKKGIRLKLQKMAYDASEVYLVIEVKNKSGIDFEIDYLNMYRANGNSKRKASYQRLQQEVIYKHKMPKSLANGQSQRFVFVLPKFVLGDNEKLMLELKELNGSRKMILETKI, from the coding sequence ATGAAAACTTTTATCACTTTACTGTTATTGACTTTTACAATCTCGATACAGGCACAGAGATCACTCGATACCATTTATGCCAATGACCAAAAGAACGTTGCTTTGTTCTTTCCCAAACCTATTCGACAGGGTATTACAGGAGCTTCCCATTTTGTATTTACCTACAACCGTGAGAAGGAACAGTATTTTGGATTGTTACAGGCTAAACAGGGGACCGAAAGCAACCTATTGACCGTCACCAGTGACGGCAAGGTGTATTCCTATATTTTGAAGTATTCCGAAAAACTTCCTAAACTCAACTATTTCATCGATGAGGATGAAAGCATCGGCAATGAAAGTCCTATAATGGAAATACCCAAAACTGGAAACAGTATAACAGCTTCCAATAAGGACAGAACGGCTTATTTTGGAAGGGCAAGCGAATATTTGCTCAGATCCAGTTCTGAAACCATTGCCACAGAACGCAAAAAAGGAATCCGGTTAAAGTTACAGAAAATGGCCTACGATGCTTCCGAAGTGTATCTGGTCATAGAGGTCAAGAACAAATCCGGAATCGATTTTGAAATCGATTATCTCAATATGTACCGTGCCAACGGGAACAGCAAACGTAAGGCCTCCTACCAACGGTTACAGCAAGAGGTAATCTATAAACATAAAATGCCCAAGTCTCTTGCCAATGGACAATCGCAACGATTTGTATTTGTGCTCCCAAAGTTTGTCCTGGGCGATAACGAAAAACTGATGCTGGAGCTGAAGGAACTGAACGGGAGCAGGAAGATGATTTTGGAGACCAAAATTTAA
- a CDS encoding ORF6N domain-containing protein translates to MSNESNRMGLRYAPFAFTEQGVAMLSSVLKSKKAIQANISIVRAFVMYRKHLADYGNLKEQVAKLEKEMNVKFKDIHQALNYLYKRIRYRLTNRTGSGLGLSNIFE, encoded by the coding sequence ATGTCCAATGAATCAAATAGAATGGGCTTACGGTATGCTCCTTTTGCATTTACCGAACAAGGGGTTGCCATGCTCTCAAGTGTACTGAAGAGTAAAAAGGCTATACAGGCAAACATTTCCATTGTCCGGGCTTTTGTCATGTATAGGAAACATCTTGCGGACTATGGTAATTTAAAGGAACAAGTAGCCAAACTTGAAAAAGAAATGAACGTTAAATTCAAGGACATCCACCAAGCGTTGAACTATCTTTACAAAAGGATAAGGTACAGATTGACCAACAGAACAGGAAGCGGATTGGGTTTAAGTAACATCTTTGAATGA
- a CDS encoding helix-turn-helix domain-containing protein has product MNVICIEEKAFLTLIGEVIKYVKSAMEPDNSDKWMDKKEAKRLLRIKSDTTLQKLRDEGQIRYSQPEKKHILYDRDSINAYLEAHAMEPFDIK; this is encoded by the coding sequence ATGAACGTAATCTGTATCGAAGAAAAAGCATTTTTGACCCTAATTGGGGAAGTAATAAAGTATGTCAAATCCGCAATGGAACCGGATAATTCCGATAAATGGATGGACAAAAAAGAAGCGAAGCGGTTACTGAGAATAAAATCGGATACCACCTTACAAAAATTGCGTGACGAGGGCCAGATAAGGTATTCACAACCCGAAAAAAAGCACATTCTTTACGACCGCGACTCCATCAACGCTTATCTTGAAGCGCATGCCATGGAGCCTTTTGATATCAAATAA
- a CDS encoding site-specific integrase has protein sequence MKTNTTLSLDARRERKDGTCPIIFRLSHHRKTIAIPSGISVPPVYWDQKKREVKRNYQGVSSVTRLNNMLTKKKTKFTDCINVLEEEGRLKGLSILELKNMLSRPTNSISFFEFTKTLIAEMKEAKKFGNARAYQQVYNVLKTFNGTGSLRFEEITYQFLKRFETAHLKKGNSINGLSVYLRTLRAIYNKAITHGLVARDRYPFTRYRIKSEPTAKRAISKEKIKRILELDLKPASPLFHARNYFICSYLMNGISFIDMAFLKANNIVDERIQYRRQKTGKTYDIKITNQLSPILDFYLIDKKDYDFIFPVIKRTKLENQHRDIRDARIKYNRRLKEIAKLCDIEENLTSYVSRHSMATNLILSDVPINALSKMLGHSDLQTTQIYIKDLPTHIMDEYQERLEI, from the coding sequence ATGAAAACAAATACAACCCTTTCCCTTGATGCCCGGCGAGAAAGAAAAGATGGTACCTGCCCCATTATATTTCGATTGAGCCATCACCGCAAAACTATAGCTATTCCATCTGGTATTTCTGTACCTCCCGTATATTGGGACCAAAAGAAAAGGGAGGTCAAAAGAAATTATCAAGGTGTAAGCTCGGTTACCCGACTGAACAATATGCTCACCAAAAAGAAGACCAAATTTACGGATTGTATCAATGTTTTGGAGGAAGAAGGCCGATTGAAAGGTCTGAGTATATTGGAATTGAAGAATATGTTATCCCGACCAACGAACAGTATTTCCTTTTTCGAGTTTACGAAGACCTTGATCGCCGAGATGAAGGAAGCCAAGAAATTTGGGAATGCCCGGGCATATCAGCAGGTATATAATGTCCTAAAGACGTTTAACGGAACAGGAAGCCTTCGATTTGAGGAAATTACCTATCAGTTTCTAAAACGCTTTGAAACAGCTCATTTGAAAAAAGGAAATAGTATCAATGGGCTTTCCGTGTATTTAAGAACATTGCGGGCAATTTATAATAAGGCGATTACCCATGGGTTGGTTGCCCGGGATAGATACCCGTTCACCCGTTATAGGATAAAATCAGAACCTACGGCCAAACGTGCTATTTCCAAGGAAAAAATAAAACGGATTTTGGAGTTGGATTTAAAACCTGCCTCTCCCCTATTCCACGCTCGTAATTACTTTATATGCTCCTACCTTATGAACGGTATTTCATTTATAGATATGGCCTTTCTCAAAGCAAACAATATTGTCGATGAACGAATTCAATATCGTCGGCAAAAAACAGGCAAAACCTATGATATTAAAATTACAAATCAACTTTCACCTATTTTGGATTTTTATCTTATTGATAAAAAAGATTATGATTTTATCTTTCCGGTAATCAAACGAACAAAACTTGAAAACCAACATAGGGACATTCGGGATGCCCGTATCAAATACAATCGTCGGTTAAAGGAAATCGCAAAGCTTTGTGATATTGAGGAAAACTTGACCAGTTATGTAAGTCGCCATTCCATGGCGACCAACCTTATATTAAGTGATGTGCCAATCAATGCGTTAAGTAAAATGTTAGGTCATAGTGACTTACAGACCACTCAAATCTATATTAAAGACCTTCCGACCCATATCATGGACGAATATCAGGAAAGATTGGAAATTTAA